One window from the genome of Magnolia sinica isolate HGM2019 chromosome 4, MsV1, whole genome shotgun sequence encodes:
- the LOC131244199 gene encoding uncharacterized protein LOC131244199 has protein sequence METLQSHGGVSRDMEVRGADIFEHFLRLRPPTFGVAPDPVQAEHWLSRIAKMMGPLECTDSQRVTLAVYLLEGEAENWWSSVQRGVPAGYACTWAGFRAKFLEKYFPRSCRSTKIAQFLKLEQGNMTVPHYEAKFDELSRYMPKAFEDKEYKLEKFKEGLKPGIQSRLCTWDFGDFPELVDKAMRVEKDFERTIRSRLLTRDAPFRLRQPPPTPPVPVGRPRPLVA, from the coding sequence ATGGAAACCCTGCAAAGTCATGGGGGAGTGTCACGTGATATGGAGGTACGAGGCGCCGACATATTCGAGCATTTCTTAAGGCTCCGTCCACCGACTTTTGGGGTGGCACCCGACCCGGTTCAGGCTGAGCACTGGCTGTCGCGAATCGCCAAGATGATGGGGCCTTTAGAGTGTACTGACTCTCAGAGGGTCACCTTAGCCGTATACCTGCTCGAGGGAGAGGCCGAGAACTGGTGGAGCAGCGTGCAGAGAGGGGTGCCAGCTGGTTATGCATGCACTTGGGCCGGCTTCAGGGCAAAGTTCTTGGAGAAGTATTTCCCACGTTCATGCCGGAGCACGAAGATCGCACAATTCCTGAAGTTGGAACAGGGAAATATGACGGTCCCCCACTACGAGGCGAAGTTCGATGAGCTATCACGATACATGCCGAAGGCCTTCGAGGACAAGGAATACAAACTGGAGAAGTTCAAGGAAGGGCTGAAGCCTGGGATACAGTCCCGTCTATGCACCTGGGATTTCGGAGACTTCCCGGAATTGGTAGATAAAGCAATGAGGGTAGAAAAAGACTTTGAGCGCACCATCCGCTCCCGCTTACTAACTCGGGATGCCCCATTCCGACTGAGACAGCCTCCTCCTACCCCACCTGTCCCTGTAGGAAGACCTAGACCACTGGTCGCATGA
- the LOC131244201 gene encoding uncharacterized protein LOC131244201, with protein MKGLMRFGQKGKLAPRFIGPFDILDRVGAVAYRLALPTALASIHNVFHISMLKKYTLDESHIVSWEQIELTDDASYTEEPIRILDHKEQVLLTKTIPLVKVLWSHHGEEEATWEREAEVKEKYPHLFSNTP; from the coding sequence ATGAAGGGTCTGATGAGGTTCGGTCAGAAAGGGAAGCTAGCACCACGTTTCATCGGGCCTTTCGATATCTTAGATCGTGTGGGAgccgtagcataccgccttgcactGCCAACTGCACTGGCCAGTATTCACAATGTCTTCCACATATCCATGCTGAAGAAGTATACACTAGACGAATCGCATATCGTTAGTTGGGAGCAGATTGAGCTGACAGATGATGCCTCCTACACAGAGGAACCCATCCGTATCTTAGACCACAAGGAGCAGGTCCTACTTACAAAGACTATACCTCTAGTCAAGGTTCTTTGGTCACATCATGGGGAGGAAGAAGCAACATGGGAACGAGAAGCGGAAGTTAAGGAAAAGTACCCTCACCTATTCAGTAACACACCTTAG